A genomic window from Scomber scombrus chromosome 18, fScoSco1.1, whole genome shotgun sequence includes:
- the LOC133999849 gene encoding dexamethasone-induced Ras-related protein 1-like — protein MIKKMSPPENEFDIPAKNCYRMVILGSTKVGKTAIISRFLNERFDDQYTPTIEDFHRKFYSIKGDVYQLDILDTSGNHPFPAMRRLSILTGDVFILVFSLDNRDSFEEVQRLKRQIFETKSCLRNKTKENVNVPLVICGNKCDNDFYREVQEDEIEQLVGGEEHCAYFEISAKKNTNVDQMFQTLFTMAKLPNEMSPDRHCKVSLQYCEVLHRKSFRNKKCKDGNAYGIVAPFARRPSVHSDLMYIKEKAVGGSQTKEKGCIIC, from the exons ATGATTAAGAAAATGTCACCGCCAGAGAATGAATTCGACATACCGGCCAAGAACTGCTACAGGATGGTGATTCTGGGCTCCACTAAAGTTGGGAAGACAGCCATCATTTCTCGGTTTCTGAACGAGAGGTTTGATGACCAGTACACACCCACCATTGAGGACTTTCATAGGAAATTCTACAGCATCAAGGGAGATGTTTACCAGCTGGACATTTTGGACACATCTGGAAACCATCCCTTCCCCGCAATGAGGAGACTCTCAATTCTTACCG GTGATGTGTTCATCTTGGTATTCAGCTTAGACAACAGAGACTCCTTCGAGGAGGTGCAGCGCCTGAAACGCCAGATATTTGAGACGAAGTCCTGCCTGCGAAACAAAACCAAGGAGAACGTGAACGTCCCGCTGGTCATCTGTGGCAACAAGTGTGACAATGACTTTTACCGTGAGGTGCAGGAGGACGAGATCGAGCAGCTGGTTGGTGGAGAGGAGCACTGTGCGTACTTTGAAATCTCAGCAAAGAAGAACACCAACGTAGACCAGATGTTTCAGACTCTCTTTACCATGGCTAAGCTGCCCAACGAAATGAGCCCCGACCGTCACTGCAAAGTTTCGCTGCAGTACTGTGAGGTTCTGCACAGAAAGTCCTTCAGAAACAAGAAGTGCAAGGACGGGAACGCTTATGGGATTGTTGCGCCGTTTGCGCGGAGACCGAGCGTGCACAGTGACTTGATGTACATAAAGGAGAAAGCTGTGGGAGGCAGCCAAACGAAAGAGAAAGGCTGCATCATATGCTGA